The Thermococcus sp. DNA segment ACAGTTATCAAGGTAACCAAGGAGAAGGGCAGGTACGTCTTTTCAGTTGTTAAATCCATCAACAACAAACTTGATGGAGAGTCACTGGCACTTCCCTGAGCGTTGGCAATGCATTTTTAACTTTACCCCTCCTATATTCTCTTGATGCCCGATGGAGATCCTGTGGGAGAAGGAGGTTGCCGCTTCGAGCATAGTGGTTTCGCCGAGGCCGGTCTGGAAGTGCCGTGCTTGTCTCATGTACAGTAAAAGGCCCTCGTGCCCTCCCCACGCCCCGGACTGGAGGGAAGCTAAGGAGTGGGTTGGGAGCTTTAGGAAGGCCCTCCTCGTGAAGTTCTCAATAAACATGGAGGACTTTGAAGAGGAAAAGCGGAAAGCCCTTCTCTGGCTCCTCAAGAGGGAAGCCGAGCTCTTCAAGGAGGGCAAGCTCTACGCGATGGCCCTCTTCCCGGGCAACTGCAACCTCTGCGACGACTGCCCCTTTGAGAGGGGTCAAGCATGCAGGATGCCTGAAAAGGTCAGGCCGAGCGTTGACGCCGTGGGAATAGAGCTGAGCTCCCTCGTGGATATAGACTTCTCCGAGAGCGTCCTCTACGGCTTGATAATGGTGGAGTAAAATGGCTGGAAAGCTCGCCTACGTGAGTATCTTGGGCCGTTCGCCCTGGGCGTCTGTGAACACTTACTACAAGCTCCTCAGGGAGTACGGGATGGGGGGCATCGAGAGGCTGTACATCTTCACCGAGGAGAGGTATAGGGAAGGCCTTAGAAAGGTTGTCAGGGCCTTCGATGTTCTCTCCTCGGCTTACAGCATGAACCCTGAGATATTTACAGTCGTTTTACCTGACTACGGCTTCAACGAGGCTGAGAAGAAGTTCCATGAGCTCTTTTCGGAGCTCGCCGGAGAGGGGTATGGCATAGGGATAGACATAACCTCCGGTAGAAAGGCCATTGTCGCCGCGGCGATAGTGCAGTCAATCAACTTTCCCGTTTCCTTCATCGTCTACATGGGACTTCTCGACAGGGACTTCCCGAACAGGCCCTACATGATGATTCCGGCTCACTTGCAACCCGTTAAGAACTTCATGGGGGCTGGGCTGTGGGAGAAGTCGTGATACAGAAGCCTGAACTTCAGATACTGATCAACCTTCTGGCCGAGAAAGGAGAACTCGAAGTTTCCTACCCCCTCTACGAGCTTCCCCTTCTCAAGGTTAGACCTTCGGCGAGAGGGTACGAACTAACCGTCCTGGCCGAGAGGAGAGCTTTTAATGCCCTTTCCCGGGGGCATTCCTCGGAGCTTCCCACGTGGAGCGACTTCTACGAATGCTTTATTTCCTCCGGCATAGTGAGGTACGAGAACCTTGACGAGTTCGAGAGAACCCTTGAGCTCTACCGCAGGCTGAGGAAGGGCGTCGTTTTCGCCCCCGACACGAACCTCTTCTACCACCGCTTCATCTCCTCCTACCGACCCCTCGACGGCTACCAGATAATAGTGGCCGAGGGGGTTAAAAAGGAGATAGAGGAGGCCATGAACTACAAATACCGGAGGAAGCAACTGGAGGAACTCTCAAGGGTCGTCAGAAACCCCCACCTGCTCAGGGAGTTCAACAACAGGCGGACGAAGAAGAGCAGGAAAGCTGCATACATAGCCCTAAAGGAGTTCGAGAGGCTGAAAGACAGGATAATCATAGCGGAAAGCGTGAGTGAGCCCGTCCACAACAACGACGAGCTTATAGTGAAGACCCTGAAGCGCTACGACACGATGAGCCCGGTTTTGGTGGTGTTTCTCACGGCGGACATAGCTGTAACGGACGTTGCCGAGATGGAGGGCCTTGAGTACTTCCTCTTCAAATACCCCCGGGAAAGCCTTGGCCACCACGAAGTCTCGGCCTACCAGTTGAGGACGTTGCTCTTCAACCTCTCGGCCGTCTTTGGTGTCATCGAGGTGAACGGCATCGTAATCTTCGGCGAGTTCGGGGGCAAGGTTGCCCTCAACGAGCTCAAGCTGGCGTTCCCAGGCAAGGACGGGCTTTACAGTGAGTTCACCTTTCACCTTGACCTCAGCAGAAAGCTGATGGAGATAATGAAAGGTTAAAGCTTCCTGGCCTTTAATGAGACAACGAGAAACTCAAAGACGAAGGTGAAAGCAGTAAAGAGCTCGGCGAAAACGGTTATGTATCCTCCAACCGGGAGGAGAAGGAGTGCCATACTGACCCCAAAGGCCGTCAGTTCTTCGCTTTCCCTTGATTCCCCTCCGTATCGGTATTCCATGAGGAAGACCAGCCAGTTCAGGGCAACGAAGAATGCGAGGGTGGGTCTAAACTCCCAGAACAGGTAGGCGAGAGAGTAGGCCAGAAAGGGAACCGCCCAGTAAAGTCTCCTCATCCGTCCACCTCCATACGGGCTGATGTAATCTCCGTGCCGTTGTGGAGAACGATGAAAGTGTAGCTTCCGGAGTTAGCGAGCCTGAGGATAAGCCTGAGCTCCCCTCTGGTTTCCCCAAGGGTTAGAATCGTGGAGCCGTTGAGGTTGTTCAGCTCGGCTTTGTCTAGGGCGCCGGAGGCTTTCAGGACAGCTTGGGGCTGCACTTCGAGGTAAGATGTCGTTCCAATGCCTCCCGCTTCGATGGAAACCGGAATCTTCCGGGCGTAGGAGATGAAAACCGTCCCGTTAACTGGATGGGCGTTGACTGTGACGTTAAAGTCGTGGGGAACAAAAGGAGGGACGAGCTTCAGGGCGTAAAGGGTAACGCTGGTGTTGAAGTTCTCCCCGATTATCTCCACCTCAAACGTGTATAGCGTTGCGTTTATGCCCTCAAGAAACCGCTCGACTTCCTCAAAAACAGTTAGGGGAGCAGTCAGATAGCCGGAGAACGTGCCGTTTATCTCGGCTGTTTTCACCCTCGCAGCTGCCGGGGAGGTTTCAGTCCCTGCCTGTTTGCTGGGACTGTGATGTGAAATGCTGGAAGTGTCCTCAATGCTGGATGGACTTTGAGCCGAGCCGGTGGTTGAGAGGCATCCACTCGTAAGCACTCCGATAATCAGGATGGCGATGAGAAGGGCATAACTTCGGCGCATTCTCTCACCGGAGGTGTTAATCCACCAAGGCTTAAAAGTGTTACTAAAAGAAAGGAAAAGAAATCAGCTCAGCATGCCCTCAAGCTTCTCGACGAACTCCATGCTCCTCCTGAGGTCGGCGAAGTACTCCTTTGCCTTTTCCACATGCTCCCTCTCGACTCTTCCGCCTTTAGCCAGAACGCTTGCAGGAGCTAGGAGCTGGACGGCATAGCGGAGGCTGGTCTTCTCGCCGAGCTCGGCAAGGTATTCTATCGCCTCCTCGCTGACCTCTATCTTCTCCTCCTTTGCGCGAATCTTGACTATCTCGCGGATTTCCTCCTTCTTGTAGGGCTCGGTGTTGATTATCAGGAGCCTGTCGAGCATGTCTATTGGAATCCCGTGCGGGGCCTCTATGTCGGTTCCCCTTATCTTTGTCCTTCCACGGTTGGTTGCTAAGATAAGTATCGGCGCCAGTTCGCTTTCCATCGCCCTCGCTAGGAAGGAGAACGCCTCTATGTCGAGCATGTGAACCTCGTCTATAAAGAGAACCCCCGGGACAAGCGTTGCCCTTCCTTCCTCCACCCAGCTCTTTACGGTCTCGTCAACGCGCTGTCTTATCTCGTCGCTTATCTCGGCTCCCGTGCTGAATAGCAGGCCGAAGATGTTTCCGCGCGCGTTGGCGACATCCAAGTCGTGGAGCGTAACCGTGTAGGTGAACTCCTTTATCTTGAGAACCGGCCCGCTCGGAAGGTTGACCTTCCTCTTGAAGAAGAGTCCCTCTTCCTCCTTCGTGGTTCCAATCTTCGAGACCCTTCCGGTTTCTGCATCGATCTGGATGACGTCTCCCTCCTCAACGCCGAGCTCCATGAGCTGATAGGCTATTTCCCTGCCCGCTCTGACGGTCTTCTCGTCGTCTTTAGTGCGCAGGGTTATCACGACGCTTTCCGGAACTTCCACGTAGGGGTTGAAGGGATGCCTCGTCTTGTTTATTCTAATCTCCTTAACCTCGCCTTCGTACACCTTCCTCTCCTCACTTATTCTAACCCCTATGGCCCTTCTCATGGCCTGCTTAAGGAACTCCGTCTTGTTGACCTCGGCCGAGTAAATCTCGCTCCCCGCTATCTGGACAAAGGGAACGTCCTCACCAAGTTCCCTGGCTATTCCCATCGCTATGGCCGTTTTACCAGAACCGGTCGGCCCGACGAGGAGGATGCCCTTTCCGGCGAGCTTACCGCGCTTTATGAGCTCGACTGCTATTCCCGCGGCTTCCCTTGCCTTAACCTGCCCGACCATTCCGTCCGCTATGAACCTCGCCTTTCCGTTCTCGTCGAGGCCGAGACCTCTTATGTGGGAGTGCATGCCGACCCTTTCGAGACTTCTCGGGGCAGTCACTTCCTCTATCACTGGCATGGCACCACCCCCTTAATCTTTCCGAAGGTAACTAAAAGAGGGGATTTAAAAATTTGACGGGTGGCTCAGGCCGTCGATCCCGGGCATCGGTACCCCAAAGGCCAATCTCATCATCGCCGGGGAAAGTTTGGGATTGGTCTTAAAAACACTCTCAGAGAACGTTGAGGTACTTATGCACCTGAAAACTGAGCCCGACGTTCTTTCTTCCCATTACCAGCGCGGCCTCGCGGTAGAGCTCCATAAGCCTCTCCTGGCTTATTTCAATCGGCTCTCTCGGTTGTATCGCCAGCGGTGCAAGTCCCTTTAAAATCTCCGCATACCAGCGAACGTTTTCAGCCCTCGTCTCCGAGGTAACGACGAGCTTGGCGTAGACCTTTGCGCCTTCCCCCTTAAGAATCCTTATGCTCTCGACCTCCCTGAGAACGAGTCCTTTCCAGTCTTCCGTGGCTTTAGCCGTCTCGTCCTTTATGTCCACGCTCGCGTAGTCCACCAGAGGAGCAACCTCCTTAACAAGCTCTGGAAGACCCCCGTGGGTCTCAAGGAAGTTATCGAAACCGAGTTCTTTCATGCGCTCCATTAAGGCTTTCAGACCCTTTATCTGGAGCGTCGGCTCTCCCCCGGTGTAGCTTATCGAGTGTATATCCCCTGTATCAAGCCGTAGAACTGCATCAACGACCTCTTCAAGCGAAGCCGGATTCGGCTTATACTCGAACTTTCCGGTAAAGGGTTCTACCTCATAGCGCCAGCGGAAAACGCGGGATGCATCGATGTACTGTTTTGAGTCGCAATAATTACAGTGAAGGTCGCAACCGGCGAAGCGGACGAAAATCTGCCTTCTCCCGAAGGCTGAACCTTCGACGCTTCCCCCCTCGCCCTGCCAGCTGTTGAAGACCTCAGCCATTATGAGCCTCATGGCTTTAACTCCTCCACGTTGAGTCCCTTAACTCTCTCGCTCACGAAGCCCTCCAGTATCTCCACCTTAACGCTCCTCTCCTCGCCGGTCATGTCTGCCATGAGATGAACCGCTCTCGCGTAGTCCCAGAGCCTTCTCTTCGCCTCGGCGGTAACTCCCTCGGCCATGACTATCAGCTCTCTCTCCTCGGGATGGGCACTCATCCACCCTATGACCTTTTCCGCGTCCCTCTCGGTGAATACGCCCCTTTTCTTGAAGAGCATTCCCCACCACCTCATAGGTATTTGAGAAGTGCTCCAATAGCCTCCTCAAAGAGCTCCTTGTCCCTTCCCTCAAGGATTGTCTCAAGGTAGTGGACGGAGGCGATGTTGAGGATTATGTAGGCGGTGTTCCTGTCGAGGCCTAGGTTGTAGGCGTCGTAATAAACCCTCTCCTCCCCAAGGGCATCGTTCAGCATCTCGACGAAGTAGTTTATCTCCTCAACTGTTAGCTCGTCAAGCCTGCTCTCCATCTCGTCGAAATAGCGCTCGATGATGCGTATCTTCTCAAGGTCGAGCTTCAGAGTGCCCTCGACGAAGGGAAACTCCCCAACCCGAAAGACCTTCACGCCTTCATCGTCCTTTATCCCAATGTAGTCCCACAGGAGTACTCCCTCGACGGGATTATGGCCGTATTTGCTCGCCAGATAGGAAAAGCGCTCCAGAGCGGAGTCCATATCGTCTATAAACTCCTCCTCATCCCTGAAGTGTATTATCTTGCTCACGGTTCCACCCATGTTTCGCACCGCTTTCGGTTGGGACTTGGGTTATAAAAGCTTTCGAGCCATAAGCCTTTTATCGCTTTCACTCCATCTTCCCCTGCCCGACGAGTATGGGGTTGCGATGACGTCGGGACCCCCAGGGGGGCGACACTTCCCACTGCCCCCCTTACAGCCCTGTAAAGCAAGTGCTGGCGAAAAAGTGTGTGCTTTTTTGAGATTGATCAAAAGGCATGCGACATATCATGCGCCCATTTGAGTCAAAACTTTTTTGGTGAAGCTTTGGTAAGGTTTATAAGAAGGCTTTCAAAGGACGACCGAGGCGAGACCGGTGGGCCGAGAGATAACGGAGGAGAAGCTCCTCAAGTACTTCAAAATAACCGAAGAAGCACTAAACCGGTTGGAAATAGCCGTTCACGAGAAAAGCCTCCTTATGAAAGTCGCCGAGGACTTTTTGACCATGGCGAGAAGCTATTTTGAGGACGCCAGATACTACTACGAGAGGGGCGATTACGTTACGGCCTTTGCGGCCCTGAACTACGCCCACGGTTTTATCGATGCGGGCGTAAGGCTTGGCGTCTTCAGGGGTGAGGACGACAGGCTCTTCGCGTTTGGGTGAGGTGAGAGAAATGGGGGACTACGTGGTTGTCCTTGAGGCACCTATAATCGTTAGGGACGTTGAGACGAGCGAGGATGCCATAAACGTCGCGGTGAGCAAGGTAACTAAGGCCCTCAACAAGGAGAAGCTGGACTTCGTGAGGGTCGAGCTCGGCTACTCCCAGTGCCCGGTCTGCGGTGCCCACTTCGAGAGCGCTTTCGTCGTCGGGAACGTCGGGCTCGTTGGCATGTACCTGACCCTCAAGGTTTACAACGCCCAGACGGTTGAACATGCGGTCAGAATAGCTAAGGCCGTTGTTGGAAAGGCCCTAAAGAAGGTTCCCCTCAAGGTCTACGAGATAAGGGAGCTCACCGAGGAGGAGGGCAACGGCATCGAGCTGGATGAGTAAATTCCCTCCCTTTTATCCTCTTCCTAACCCTCTCCGCCAATTTTGATAAAACTTTTAAGCACTCCCCAATCAACCAACGACATAACGCAGGGAGGTTTTATCATGACGAAGTTCATCTTTGTCACGGGCGGTGTCGTTAGCGGTCTCGGAAAGGGCATAACCAGCGCTTCCCTCGGGATGCTCATGAAGGCGCGCGGATTTAGAACGACCAACATCAAGATCGACCCCTACATCAACTACGACGCCGGGACGATGAACCCCTATCAGCACGGGGAAGTTTTTGTGCTCGACGACGGCGGTGAGGTTGACCTGGATTTGGGAAACTACGAGCGCTTTCTGGATACCAACCTCACATTCGACCACAACATAACGACCGGGAAGGTCTATTCTGCCGTCATCGAGAAGGAGAGGAGAGGAGAATACCTCGGAGCAACGGTTCAGGTTATCCCTCATATCACCAACGAGATAAAGGAGCGCATAAGGAGAATCGCGAGGGACTATGAAGTGGTTGTCGTTGAGATAGGCGGAACCGTCGGCGACATCGAGAGCATGCCCTTCCTTGAGGCGGCGAGACAGATGCAGCTCGAAGAGGGCAGGGACAACGTCGCCTTCGTCCACGTCACCTACGTTCCCAAACTGAAGGTCGTTGGCGAGCAGAAGACCAAGCCAACTCAACACAGCGTTAAAGAGCTCCGCTCCCTCGGAATCCAGCCGGATGCGATAGTGGCCCGCTCAGAGGACCCGCTGGAGGAGGGGGCGAGGAAGAAGATAAGCCTCTTCACGAACGTTCCGGAAGAAGCCGTCGTCAGCGCCTACGACGTTGAAGACACCTACGAGGTTCCTCTCCTCCTTGAAAAGGAGGGACTCCCCGCTTACCTCACGAAGAGGCTCGGTCTTCCAGAGAGGAAGCCGGAACTCGACGCCTGGCGTGAGATGGTGGAGAAGTACAAGTCCCTGAGCGATGAGGTCGAGATAGCCATCGTTGGAAAGTACGTTAAGTTAGCCGACTCCTACCTCAGCATAAAAGAGGCTTTAAAGCACTCCAGCGTGGCCAACGATGTCAAGGTGAGGATACGCTGGATAGAGGCGGAGGACGTTGAGAGGGAAGGAACCGCCCTTCTGGAGGGTGTCGACGGCATCATAGTTCCGGGGGGCTTTGGAGCTAGGGGGAGCGAGGGGAAGATAGAGGCCATACGCTACGCCAGAGAGAACGACATACCCTTCCTCGGAATATGCTTCGGCTTCCAGCTGACTGTCGTCGAGTTCGCGAGGAACGTTCTCGGGCTTAAGGGGGCGCACTCGACCGAGATAGATCCTCAAACCCCACACCCAGTCGTTGACCTGATGCCCGAGCAACGGGGTTTGGACAGGCTCGGCGGAACGATGCGCCTCGGGGTGTACCCCGTTAAGGTAAAACCGGGAACCTTAGCTCACAGGCTCTACGGAAGGGAGCTGATATACGAGAGGCACAGACACCGCTGGGAGGTGAATCCAGACTACATCGAGAGGTTCGAGAAAGCGGGGCTGGTCTTCAGCGGTATCGCCGGCGACGACGAGAGAAGGATGGAGATACTTGAGTTGCCGGGCCACAGCTACTTCATAGCGACCCAGTTCCATCCCGAGTTCAAGTCGAGGCCGATGAGCCCGGCACCGGTCTTCAGGGGACTGGTCAAGGCCGCGAGGGAAAGGCGTCAGTAGAGGAACTCTTTTTCCCTCTCCTTTCCCTTCAGGTCGGTGTAAAATACCACCCCTGAGGCCCAGATGAATGCTACAATGAAGGCATCGAAGGGGGCAATTACCACCGAGGCCAGAGCTGTGCTCCCGGGCATGGCCAGGTAAGCGAGCAGGAGGATGGGTGCAAGTACAACCGAAACCCCGAGTAGCAGGAGTAGCAGGAGAACACCCAGCCCTATAGAGCTGAGGAAGTTTCTGAGGGCCAGAGTTAAGGCCGTTAGGAAAGCACCCACGTTGCCCTCTTCAATGTACGCCGGTACGAGAATGGCTGAGAAGGCTATCCCGAAGGGTATTATGGCTATGATGAGCGCCACACCAAGTAAGAGCAACACGAGTCCCTTCTCGCCCACCACAGCACCCGTAATCACCATCCCGATTGGGATGGCTGAGAGGAGCATCAGGGATAGGTAACCGAGGATGTTGACCACTATGACCCCTGGGAAGTGCTTCAGCCCCTCAAGGAGGAGCTCGCCCATTGAGTATTCCTCTCCCCTTGAGAAGAGGATGTAGGCCTTCGTGACCCCATACTGGATAGAGGAGAAGAGGACGAGGGCTATCAGCGAGTAGATGAGCAGGTTCCTGAGGTTCTCAACGAGGGTGTTGCTCAGCTCCTTCGCCCCGTATTCCTCGAAGGTCACGTTTCCCATTCTGGTCTCCTTGAAGACCTGCCCTTCATCGGAAGACAGCCCGAGGGCGGTTCCCAGAGGGATGAGTATTAGCACCGCTATGAGGATGACTGCGTAGGCCTTTTTCTCCCCCGAGACCAGTGAGAAGGCCGTTGAGAAGGCGTGAAGGGCGCCCATGAAACCACCACCAATGGTAAGGCATCGGAGCTTAAAAGGCTTCTCCCTAGGAAAAGCTTATAAACGAACTCCCGAAAGTGGCGATGGGTCGTCAAGCTAATCGGGGTGAGATAAATGGCAATCTGGCAGGGAAGATCACTTAAGAAACCTTCGGGAGGAAGGATTGTCCTCGCGAGGAAGAAGAGGAAGAGGGAGCTCGGTAGGGAACCCGCGAACACCAGGGTCGTTGAGGACGTCGAGAAGAGGAAGATTATAAGGACGTTCGGCGGTAACAGGAAGGTTCGCCTCGTCGGTGCCCTCTACGCCAACGTCTTCGAGAACGGCAAGGGCAAGAAGGTCAAGATACTCAACGTCGTCGAGAACCCGGCCAACAGGCAGTACGCGAGGAGGAACATAATAACCAAGGGCGCCATCATAGAGACCGAGATAGGGAAGGCCATCGTCACGAGCAGGCCCGGTCAGGACGGTGTTGTCAACGCCGTTCTCATAAAGGAGGAGAACGCCTGATTCCTCTCGGCTTTGCCTTCTCTGTCTTATGCTTTTGTAACCTTTAAGCTGTAATATGGGAGAAGGTAGTAAAGAATTAAAGCTCGGAACCTTCCCTGTACTTTCTGAGTTCCTTCTCCATGATTTTCTTCGCCAGCTCTCTGGCCTTTGGCTCCACAACCTTTACAACGCGCTTCCTGAGCTCGTCGAGGCCCTCCCCGGTTAGGGCCGAAATCCTCACAGGTTCGAGGCCCATCGAGCGGACGAAGTTTTCGATTCTCTTAATCTTCTCCTCCTCCGCTATGTCCACCTTGTTTATCGCAACTATGAAGGGAAACTCGCCGAACTCCCGGTAGATTTCCTCGAAGAGGTGGGTCTGCTCCTCAACAGGATAACCGCAGTGCTCGCTGGGGTCGAAGATGTAGACTATCAGGTCCGCGAGGTGCTTTAAGGCTAGGATTGCCTGCCTCTCAACATCGTTTCTCTCGCTGAGGGGCCTGTCGAGCAAACCGGGCGTATCTATGACCTGATAGCGGAGGTAGTGCTCCTCGAACTGGCCGACGTTTATGCCCTTGGTGGTAAAGGGATAGCTCGCAACCTCTGGCTTTGCGTTGGTCAGGGCCCTCAAAAGCGTGCTTTTGCCCACGTTGGGGTGGCCGGCTATAACTACCGTTGGTAGCTCAAGGTCAACAACCGGTAACCCCTTGAGAACGTTCCTTGCCCTGTTGAGGTACCTCAAGTCATCGTCTATCTCGTGCAGTATGTCAGCGACGCGCCCGTAGAAGGCCCTTCTGAGCTTCGCTATCTCAACCGGGTCCCGCGAGTAGCGTATCTTCTCCACGTGCCTGATTTCAAGGTTCCTTATCGTCTTTATCGCCCAGTTAACCCTCGCCAGCGAGCGGTGGAACTGGTCGCGGTCAACGAGTGTATCCACGAGCTCCTGATAGAACTTCGGGAGCGTTGAAACGCCCGGTGTTCTGTCCAGTATCTTCCTCAGGTTGTCCCTGATGACGTTGGATACAGTTCTTACCCTAAGTTCTTCCCTCCCCCTCGCCTTTGCCACCTTTCCGCCAACAGGGTTAAACGCCGAAGCGGCTTTCTCGGCCCTCCTGAAGGCCTTATCGATGAGCTCGTCAGCGGTAAGAACCGTTGGCATCTTCTCAAACGGGTTCTTCATTCTCACCCCTCCCCTTCTCTCGCGGAGAAAAAGTTGGGGAGGGGCTTTAAAAAGCTATTCAATCGAGGGAATGGGCTATGATGTAGCCAGCCAGAGAGGCCAGCCCGACGATGAATAGCAGAACGAGAGTCATAATCTTCCCGACACCGGAGACATCGCTAAAGCCCGCTATCACCAGCAGGAAAAACACGACCACGAGCAATATGCCGAGCTTTTCGAAGAGGCCTTCGTACCTGTTCAAAACGTTCACGTCCATAGTTCCACCCCCATGGGTTTATTCTAAGACCTTAGTCGGTGCGAAAATATAAAAAAGTATCGCTAGAGCTCCACACTCTTCCCGACGTGGAGGGGCTCTACCCCTTCCATCTGGCACCTCAGGTATGCGAAGGATTCAAGGCCGGTGCAGTGGCCTGCGAAAAGGAACTCAACGTCGAGGTTTTTAACGACGTCCTCCAGCGTTTCCGGCTTCGCCCCTATGAGGTGCAGGCCACCTACGAGGGCCTTTACGGGCTTTCCGGAAACTTTCATGGAGTGGTTAGCTATGTTTATCACGCCAGAGTGTCCGCAACCGGTTATTACAGCGACGTTCTCCCCGAGGTCGATTATCAGGGCGATGTCGTCCTTCACTGGGTCGGGTTTGAGGTCATCTTCAGCGAGGTAGCCGACTGCCCTGTCCCATGTTTCCCTCTCTATCTCCCCCGAGCTCATGAACCCTTCCGTAAACTCGAAGGGTTCTCTCCTCAGGACAAAGCGGGCCCCCAGCTCCTCAAGCTCTTCCTTCTCAAAGGGTATGCCAATCTCCCTCCTCTCGGGCTTCAGTGCCACCCTCCTCACAAAGATGCCGGGGTGTGCGATGACTTTTACTGGTCTTGAGCGGGCCTCAAGGAAGGCCTTAAGTCCGCCGGTGTGGTCGTAGTGGCCGTGTGTTATGAAGACGTAGTCTATGGAATCTGGCTCGACGTCCAGCTCGTCCATGTTGTTGAGGAGAACCCTCCCGTTCGTGCCGGTGTCAACGAGTACCCTCCTTCCATGACCCTCCACGAGTGCGGAGAAGCCGTGTCCTCCCATAAGGCCTTTCTTGAAGCCCGAGTGGTTCTCGTACAGTATCGTTATCCTGGCCCTCACCAAAGCTACCACCACGAAAAGTTTATTTTTATCCGTTTAAAATTTGGGATGTGATAGGATGATAACGATTGTTGACGCCATACTCTCGGGTTTCATAGTGGCCCTAGCATCAATACTGCCCCTCAGCCCTGAAGGTGAGCCCCTCGCCTCTCTCATCTCGAAGTACTCCTACCTCCTTGTCCCGGCCTATCTCGGCGTTGCCTTTGCAGTCCTCTTTTATTTCCGCGACGAGTTTTCGAGGGAGTGCCTCCATGCCATGAGGGGGATATACCGGGCTCCCCTCAAATTCGTGGCCTTCGCAAGCCTCTTTACGGTGCTCGTGGGTTACCCCCTGTGGAGGTTCTCTCCCGACCTGCCCAAGGAGGTTTCGGCCGTTGTAAACCTTCTTCTTGGGGCAATTATAGTCCTCTACTCCCTCCGGCCACATCTTAATCCCCTTAAGGACCCGGACGAAAAGCTCCCCGAGGAACCCAGCATGGTAGATTCCCTCTCCGCCGGTCTGGCAGGTGGAATTGCAGTCCTCGGTTCGCTCTCCAGAACGGGTTTCGTCCTTTCTGCACTCATTC contains these protein-coding regions:
- the pyrG gene encoding glutamine hydrolyzing CTP synthase, whose amino-acid sequence is MTKFIFVTGGVVSGLGKGITSASLGMLMKARGFRTTNIKIDPYINYDAGTMNPYQHGEVFVLDDGGEVDLDLGNYERFLDTNLTFDHNITTGKVYSAVIEKERRGEYLGATVQVIPHITNEIKERIRRIARDYEVVVVEIGGTVGDIESMPFLEAARQMQLEEGRDNVAFVHVTYVPKLKVVGEQKTKPTQHSVKELRSLGIQPDAIVARSEDPLEEGARKKISLFTNVPEEAVVSAYDVEDTYEVPLLLEKEGLPAYLTKRLGLPERKPELDAWREMVEKYKSLSDEVEIAIVGKYVKLADSYLSIKEALKHSSVANDVKVRIRWIEAEDVEREGTALLEGVDGIIVPGGFGARGSEGKIEAIRYARENDIPFLGICFGFQLTVVEFARNVLGLKGAHSTEIDPQTPHPVVDLMPEQRGLDRLGGTMRLGVYPVKVKPGTLAHRLYGRELIYERHRHRWEVNPDYIERFEKAGLVFSGIAGDDERRMEILELPGHSYFIATQFHPEFKSRPMSPAPVFRGLVKAARERRQ
- a CDS encoding PIN domain-containing protein produces the protein MGEVVIQKPELQILINLLAEKGELEVSYPLYELPLLKVRPSARGYELTVLAERRAFNALSRGHSSELPTWSDFYECFISSGIVRYENLDEFERTLELYRRLRKGVVFAPDTNLFYHRFISSYRPLDGYQIIVAEGVKKEIEEAMNYKYRRKQLEELSRVVRNPHLLREFNNRRTKKSRKAAYIALKEFERLKDRIIIAESVSEPVHNNDELIVKTLKRYDTMSPVLVVFLTADIAVTDVAEMEGLEYFLFKYPRESLGHHEVSAYQLRTLLFNLSAVFGVIEVNGIVIFGEFGGKVALNELKLAFPGKDGLYSEFTFHLDLSRKLMEIMKG
- a CDS encoding RuvB-like helicase, with amino-acid sequence MPVIEEVTAPRSLERVGMHSHIRGLGLDENGKARFIADGMVGQVKAREAAGIAVELIKRGKLAGKGILLVGPTGSGKTAIAMGIARELGEDVPFVQIAGSEIYSAEVNKTEFLKQAMRRAIGVRISEERKVYEGEVKEIRINKTRHPFNPYVEVPESVVITLRTKDDEKTVRAGREIAYQLMELGVEEGDVIQIDAETGRVSKIGTTKEEEGLFFKRKVNLPSGPVLKIKEFTYTVTLHDLDVANARGNIFGLLFSTGAEISDEIRQRVDETVKSWVEEGRATLVPGVLFIDEVHMLDIEAFSFLARAMESELAPILILATNRGRTKIRGTDIEAPHGIPIDMLDRLLIINTEPYKKEEIREIVKIRAKEEKIEVSEEAIEYLAELGEKTSLRYAVQLLAPASVLAKGGRVEREHVEKAKEYFADLRRSMEFVEKLEGMLS
- a CDS encoding 30S ribosomal protein S8e — encoded protein: MAIWQGRSLKKPSGGRIVLARKKRKRELGREPANTRVVEDVEKRKIIRTFGGNRKVRLVGALYANVFENGKGKKVKILNVVENPANRQYARRNIITKGAIIETEIGKAIVTSRPGQDGVVNAVLIKEENA
- a CDS encoding DUF2284 domain-containing protein, which produces MEILWEKEVAASSIVVSPRPVWKCRACLMYSKRPSCPPHAPDWREAKEWVGSFRKALLVKFSINMEDFEEEKRKALLWLLKREAELFKEGKLYAMALFPGNCNLCDDCPFERGQACRMPEKVRPSVDAVGIELSSLVDIDFSESVLYGLIMVE
- a CDS encoding 7-carboxy-7-deazaguanine synthase QueE; this translates as MRLIMAEVFNSWQGEGGSVEGSAFGRRQIFVRFAGCDLHCNYCDSKQYIDASRVFRWRYEVEPFTGKFEYKPNPASLEEVVDAVLRLDTGDIHSISYTGGEPTLQIKGLKALMERMKELGFDNFLETHGGLPELVKEVAPLVDYASVDIKDETAKATEDWKGLVLREVESIRILKGEGAKVYAKLVVTSETRAENVRWYAEILKGLAPLAIQPREPIEISQERLMELYREAALVMGRKNVGLSFQVHKYLNVL
- a CDS encoding DUF555 domain-containing protein, with the protein product MGDYVVVLEAPIIVRDVETSEDAINVAVSKVTKALNKEKLDFVRVELGYSQCPVCGAHFESAFVVGNVGLVGMYLTLKVYNAQTVEHAVRIAKAVVGKALKKVPLKVYEIRELTEEEGNGIELDE
- a CDS encoding DUF357 domain-containing protein, translated to MGREITEEKLLKYFKITEEALNRLEIAVHEKSLLMKVAEDFLTMARSYFEDARYYYERGDYVTAFAALNYAHGFIDAGVRLGVFRGEDDRLFAFG
- a CDS encoding NOG1 family protein, giving the protein MKNPFEKMPTVLTADELIDKAFRRAEKAASAFNPVGGKVAKARGREELRVRTVSNVIRDNLRKILDRTPGVSTLPKFYQELVDTLVDRDQFHRSLARVNWAIKTIRNLEIRHVEKIRYSRDPVEIAKLRRAFYGRVADILHEIDDDLRYLNRARNVLKGLPVVDLELPTVVIAGHPNVGKSTLLRALTNAKPEVASYPFTTKGINVGQFEEHYLRYQVIDTPGLLDRPLSERNDVERQAILALKHLADLIVYIFDPSEHCGYPVEEQTHLFEEIYREFGEFPFIVAINKVDIAEEEKIKRIENFVRSMGLEPVRISALTGEGLDELRKRVVKVVEPKARELAKKIMEKELRKYREGSEL